The nucleotide sequence ACCAGCAGGAAGGGTGACAGCAGAGCAAACACGTCGCGGGCGCCGTAGGCGTTCTGCGAGATCGGGCCGGCGGCGGTGGTGGAGGCGGCGGCAAGCATCAAGCCGATCAGCATCGACCCGGAGTCGCCCATGAAGATCTTGGCCGGGTGGAAGTTGTGTGGCAGAAAACCGAGGCAGGCTCCGGCCAGCACCACCGAGATCACCGCCGGCGGATAGAACAGCACGTCGCCGCCGTGGTCGCGGAGCAGCCCCACGGAGAACATGCAGATCGCCATCGCGGTGATCAGTCCGAGCCCGGCGGCCAGCCCGTCGAGTCCGTCGACGAAGTTCATCGCGTTGACGAACGACACGGTCAGCGCCAGGGTGAGCAGGATCGACGACGCCTGGTCCAGCACGATCGTGCCGACGCCGCCGAGCGGGATGTACAGGACGCTCCAGGCGACGCCCATGGTGACCAGCACGCTGGCCGCGGTGATCTGGCCCGCGAACTTCGTCAGCGCGTCCAGGCCCCACCGGTCGTCGATCAAGCCGATGCCCATGATGACCGCACCCGCCACCAGCACCGCGGGCATGCCGCTGGTGTAGACGAACCCGCGGGTGAGCGCCGGAAGTTGGGATGCGAGAAAGACGGCCGAGACGACGCCGACAAACATCGCCAGCCCGCCCATGCGCGGGGTCGGCGTCACATGCACGTCGCGTTCGCGCGGGTAAGCGACCGCGCCCAGCCTGGTCGCCAGGACCCGCACGGGACCGGTGACGAAGTAGGTGATGATCGCCGCGGTCAGGCCGACTAGGGCAAGCTCACGGAGCGGCACGCCGGCGCTGCGGTCGGAGAGGGCGAGCAAACCACCGGCAAGGCTGGTTATGTCGCTGGACACCTGGAGACCGTACTGCACCAAACTGAGAGGCTGGCCGACCGGCTCGGCGTCAGGCGGTCAGACTCGCGGGGTCCAGGCCGAGCACCTCGCCGATGCGCTCGGCGCTCACCGGACCCGCCCGCAGGATTCGCGGAGTCGCGCCGGTCAGGTCGACGATCGTCGACGCCGCCTGCTGCGCGGACGGGCCCGCGTCGAGGTAGACCTCGACGAGATCGCCGAGCTGGCTGCGGGCCTCGTCGACGTCGACGGCGGGCGGGCGACCGGAGATGTTGGCGCTGGACACCGCCATCGGGCCCACCTCGCGCAGCAGCTCAATAGCGACCGGGTGCAACGGCATTCGCAGCATCACGGTGCCGCGGGCATCGCCGAGGTCCCAGTGCAGCGACGGCGCCTGCTCCACCACCAGGCTGAGCGCACCCGGCCAGAATGCGCGGATCAGTTCGCGGGCGCCCTCCGGCATCACGTAGACCAGTCCCTCGATGGTGTGCCAGGAACCCACCAGCACGCCCACCGGCATGTCGCGGGCCCGCCCCTTTGCCGATAACAGCGCACCCACCGCGGCGCTGTCGAAGGCGTCGGCGCCGAGGCCGTAGACGGTGTCGGTGGGCATGACCACCAGCCGTCCGCTTTTGAGCGCCCCTGCCGCCGAGGCGATTCCGCGCGCACGCTGCGCGGGGTCGGCGCAGTTGTAGATGTCAGTCAC is from Mycobacterium conspicuum and encodes:
- a CDS encoding glycosyltransferase family 4 protein — encoded protein: MQYGLQVSSDITSLAGGLLALSDRSAGVPLRELALVGLTAAIITYFVTGPVRVLATRLGAVAYPRERDVHVTPTPRMGGLAMFVGVVSAVFLASQLPALTRGFVYTSGMPAVLVAGAVIMGIGLIDDRWGLDALTKFAGQITAASVLVTMGVAWSVLYIPLGGVGTIVLDQASSILLTLALTVSFVNAMNFVDGLDGLAAGLGLITAMAICMFSVGLLRDHGGDVLFYPPAVISVVLAGACLGFLPHNFHPAKIFMGDSGSMLIGLMLAAASTTAAGPISQNAYGARDVFALLSPFLLVVAVMLWPILDLLLAIVRRTRAGRSAFSPDKMHLHHRLLQIGHSHRRVVLLIYLWVGIVALGAASSIFFNPRDTGAVMLGAIVVAGVATVIPLLRRRDDDYEGYDSD
- a CDS encoding L-threonylcarbamoyladenylate synthase, whose product is MTDIYNCADPAQRARGIASAAGALKSGRLVVMPTDTVYGLGADAFDSAAVGALLSAKGRARDMPVGVLVGSWHTIEGLVYVMPEGARELIRAFWPGALSLVVEQAPSLHWDLGDARGTVMLRMPLHPVAIELLREVGPMAVSSANISGRPPAVDVDEARSQLGDLVEVYLDAGPSAQQAASTIVDLTGATPRILRAGPVSAERIGEVLGLDPASLTA